In Vigna radiata var. radiata cultivar VC1973A unplaced genomic scaffold, Vradiata_ver6 scaffold_513, whole genome shotgun sequence, one DNA window encodes the following:
- the LOC106779393 gene encoding scarecrow-like protein 6, with amino-acid sequence MKAMPLPFEEFQGKGVLDFSSASDSFSLLLHHPQPKWTIDKEDYCYVGSTEPTSVLDSRRSPSPPTSSSTMSSSLGSNSTSKGGSGTSATTTTTTGAAAPTPSDNNNPPPDSSPEKCGIRMDDWEGQDQSILRLIMGDVEDPSAGLSKLLQSTACGSQSVDFNAGFGVVDQGLNMVSGAIDPSGNYPAGFPFIAENIDAHNGKPGSVAGQVSESVVFSANNPLMVSSSVSPGVFTSQQQHEFGVVDEKPQVINPQFMLNQNQVQFSENPSFFVPLMYPQVQEQQVFPQHQAKRPLFDTIGHNYQAPRLPLLDSGQEVFGRRQQTQLPLFPHHIHQQQQQHQSIVMPSAKQQKVSSAGDDASHQLQQAIFDQLYQTAELIEAGNPVRAQGILARLNHQLSPIGKPFQRAAFYMKEALMSLLHSNAHSFMAFSPISFIFKIGAYKSFSEISPVLQFANFTCNQALIEAVERFDRIHVIDFDIGFGVQWSSFMQEIALRSSAAPSLKVTAIVSPSTCDEVELNFTKENLMQYAKDINVSFEFSVLNIESLHSPSSPLLGQFFDNEAIAVNMPVSSFINNPSLFPSALHFVKQLRPKVVVTLDRICDRIDVSLPTNAVHVLQCYSALLDSLDAVNVNLDVLQKIERHFIQPAIKKIILGHHHSQEKLPPWRNLFLQSGFSPFTFSNFTEAQAECLVQRAPVRGFHVERKPSSLVLCWQRKELISVSTWRC; translated from the coding sequence ATGAAGGCCATGCCCTTGCCTTTTGAGGAATTTCAAGGGAAGGGAGTGTTGGATTTCTCTTCGGCCTCAGATTCATTTTCACTGCTTTTGCATCATCCACAACCAAAGTGGACCATAGACAAAGAGGATTATTGCTATGTGGGCAGCACTGAGCCCACCTCAGTTCTTGATTCCAGAAGAAGCCCAAGCCCTCCCACTTCCTCCTCTACAATGTCCTCTTCTCTTGGCAGCAACAGCACGAGCAAGGGTGGCAGTGGCACTTCagccaccaccactaccaccactgGTGCTGCAGCCCCTACGCCCTCTGACAACAACAACCCTCCTCCGGATTCCAGCCCTGAAAAATGTGGCATCAGAATGGATGACTGGGAGGGTCAAGATCAATCCATTCTCAGGCTAATCATGGGGGATGTTGAAGACCCTTCTGCTGGATTGAGCAAGCTCTTGCAAAGCACTGCCTGTGGTTCTCAAAGTGTTGATTTCAATGCAGGCTTTGGTGTTGTGGATCAAGGGTTGAATATGGTGAGTGGTGCTATTGACCCTTCTGGGAATTACCCTGCTGGTTTCCCTTTCATTGCTGAGAATATTGATGCCCACAATGGCAAGCCTGGTTCTGTGGCTGGCCAGGTTTCAGAATCTGTTGTTTTCTCTGCCAATAATCCTCTTATGGTGTCATCATCTGTGTCTCCTGGTGTGTTCACTTCTCAGCAGCAGCATGAGTTTGGAGTGGTGGATGAGAAGCCTCAGGTTATCAACCCCCAGTTTATGTTAAACCAGAACCAAGTTCAGTTCTCAGAGAACCCTTCTTTCTTTGTGCCATTGATGTATCCCCAGGTTCAGGAGCAGCAGGTTTTCCCTCAGCATCAAGCAAAACGCCCTCTCTTTGACACAATTGGGCACAATTATCAGGCTCCAAGGTTGCCCCTTTTGGATTCGGGACAAGAGGTGTTTGGCAGGCGGCAGCAAACACAGCTTCCATTATTTCCTCACCATATTcatcaacaacagcaacaacatcaatcaattGTTATGCCATCTGCTAAACAGCAGAAGGTGAGTTCCGCCGGAGACGATGCAAGCCACCAGCTTCAGCAGGCTATATTTGATCAGTTATACCAAACTGCTGAGCTGATAGAAGCTGGTAATCCGGTTCGTGCGCAAGGGATATTGGCGCGGCTCAATCACCAGCTCTCCCCAATTGGTAAGCCTTTTCAGAGGGCTGCTTTCTACATGAAGGAGGCCTTGATGTCACTGCTTCATTCAAATGCTCACTCTTTCATGGCTTTCTCACCAATCAGTTTCATATTCAAAATTGGAGCTTACAAGTCCTTTTCTGAGATATCACCTGTTCTTCAGTTTGCCAACTTTACTTGTAACCAAGCCCTTATTGAAGCTGTAGAAAGGTTCGACCGAATTCATGtcattgattttgatattgGGTTTGGAGTGCAGTGGTCATCTTTCATGCAAGAAATTGCCTTGAGAAGCAGTGCTGCACCTTCCCTCAAAGTCACTGCCATTGTGTCACCCTCCACTTGTGATGAGGTTGAACTCAATTTTACTAAAGAAAATTTGATGCAATACGCGAAGGACATCAACGTGTCTTTTGAGTTCAGTGTTCTGAACATTGAATCTTTGCACTCTCCTTCTTCTCCACTGCTTGGCCAATTCTTTGACAATGAGGCTATTGCTGTGAACATGCCAGTTTCAAGTTTCATAAACAATCCATCACTGTTCCCTTCAGCTCTTCACTTTGTAAAGCAGCTCAGGCCAAAGGTTGTGGTCACATTGGATAGAATTTGTGATCGAATTGACGTGTCACTTCCCACAAATGCAGTCCACGTTCTTCAATGTTATTCAGCCTTGCTGGACTCTCTGGACGCTGTGAATGTGAATCTTGATGTTCTTCAAAAGATTGAGAGGCATTTCATTCAACCAGCCATCAAGAAAATCATTCTTGGCCACCACCATTCTCAAGAGAAACTCCCTCCATGGAGGAACCTCTTTCTACAATCTGGATTTTCTCCATTCACATTCAGCAACTTCACTGAAGCTCAAGCTGAGTGTTTAGTTCAGAGGGCACCTGTGAGGGGATTTCACGTGGAAAGAAAGCCTTCATCTCTTGTTCTATGCTGGCAGAGGAAAGAACTCATCTCAGTTTCTACTTGGAGATGCTGA